A window of Zingiber officinale cultivar Zhangliang chromosome 5A, Zo_v1.1, whole genome shotgun sequence contains these coding sequences:
- the LOC121979757 gene encoding uncharacterized protein LOC121979757, with product MERKEIESGCERLKEHENSIEHITNMNSWKELKMRLDKNETIDKDLQREISKERERWRQKLYQESNGNFLGLIEMIAEFDVVMQDHIRRIQNNEIHYHYLGHKIQNELISLLADNALDLSIENIRGQGYDNGSNMKGKHQGVQKRLLEINPRALYMSCACHSLNLTLSDMAHSCVKLQSKSMCIDSAMKQLDGIISYFEKYRNDGFATNVELDDLFTELKILQLTLPNEIMSAVDILNFVKNIDCYPNVAIAYRILLTMPVTVGSAERSFSKLKLLKTYMRSTMSQERLNGLVILFEVKVMDTDDIVLPLIVGLLVSETCNYSNVSAELGRGSLAMTL from the exons atGGAGAGGAAAGAGATCGAAAGTGGTTG TGaacgacttaaagaacatgaaaattctATTGAACATATAACTAATATGAACTCTTGGAAGGAATTAAAAATGAGATTagataaaaatgaaacaattgaTAAAGATCTACAACGAGAAATTTCTAAAGAAAGAGAGCGTTGGAGACAA AAACTATATCAAGAAAGTAATGGAAATTTTTTAGGgttgattgaaatgattgctgaatttgacgttgtgatgcaagatcatattagaCGCATTCAAAATAATGAAATTCATTatcattatcttggtcataaaattcagaatgagttgatttctcttttagccgataatg cacttgatcttagtattgaaaatattagaggtcaaggttacgataatggttctaatatgaaaggaaaacaccaaGGAGTTCAAAAGAGATTGCTTGAAATAAACCCAAGAGCGTTATACATGTCATGtgcttgtcatagtcttaatttgaCTCTTAGTGATATGGCACATTCTTGTGTTAAA TTACAATCAAAATCTATGTGCATTGATTCTGCTATGAAACAATTAGATGGtataatatcatattttgaaaaatataggaaTGATGGTTTTGCAACAA atgttgagttagatgatttGTTTACAGAATTAAAAATACTACAACTAACTTTACCAAATGAGATAATGTCGGCAGTTGATAttcttaattttgtaaaaaatatagattgttatccaaatgttGCAATTGCTTATAGAATATTGTTAACTATGCCTGTTACCGTAGGATCAGCTGAAAgaagtttctcaaaattaaaattactaaAAACATACATGAGATCAACGATGTCGCAAGAGAGATTGAATGGATTa GTTATCCTCTTCGAAGTCAAGGTGATGGATACTGATGACATAGTGCTCCCATTGATCGTTGGACTTCTTGTCAGTGAAACCTGTAACTATAGCAAtgtcagtgccgagctagggagGGGTTCCCTGGCGATGACCCTCTGA